One Sphingomicrobium marinum genomic window carries:
- a CDS encoding pilus assembly protein TadG-related protein yields MSMRQGQLGRNTDGAVAPLVALLTFLLVASAGIAFDYSRIAGLDTEMQNAADQAALAAATQLDQLGGAQARGTAAAEALVDNLTFFGNDGDADGTSISIAEVVFYQTEQAAVADNATDNEACPVSDLPGVTLLDDDIAAEFVCVRTVARTANFALTPVVSAVSGDASAMAVASIGAAICRVPPLMICNPSSPNPPPDDIISDAYIGVGFRVTGHGNTKLCTGQGNSQVTDPETGELVNCSQNVSAWSPGGFGFLEVGSGQNADLIRALAFDFVDFECLTDEGQQVSTGNPQALYDAINTRFDIYDFNANNGNGGNNNGNILSNCGTTSVCPPSLNTVKDVVNPNPPSSVPTSGANNNVGSNRCKFKNSAGSGGQGWRLPSVKYTPQNYNILNPTLAGNPVAPTHNTSAGPLAVMGYPRDLCHYNSYNTHSSGGADTNCGSLYPLKVGNGNWGRGDYFSLYHSGTTPPNDITRYQTYRWELGDTIVTAGGTVLNGSGDTSRLPSSTPGGQRSSPICNAATSDLDRRVLTVAIVNNCSSLSGSSTPVIIGEYVDMFLVEPIIDGGQNNIRGNGDVKDSIYMELIGPAGTGNRGAQTVQRRVPFLIK; encoded by the coding sequence ATGTCGATGCGACAGGGTCAATTGGGACGCAACACTGACGGCGCCGTGGCGCCGCTGGTGGCATTGCTAACCTTTCTCCTGGTCGCTTCGGCCGGAATCGCATTCGATTATTCGCGCATCGCGGGTCTTGATACCGAAATGCAAAACGCTGCCGATCAGGCGGCTTTGGCGGCTGCGACCCAGCTCGACCAGCTCGGCGGCGCGCAGGCGCGCGGCACGGCGGCGGCCGAAGCGCTGGTCGATAACCTCACCTTCTTCGGCAATGACGGCGACGCAGACGGGACCAGCATCTCGATCGCCGAAGTCGTATTTTATCAGACGGAGCAGGCCGCCGTCGCCGACAACGCTACCGATAACGAAGCCTGCCCTGTGTCGGATCTGCCAGGTGTGACGCTGCTCGACGACGATATCGCGGCTGAATTCGTCTGCGTGCGCACTGTGGCACGCACCGCCAATTTCGCGCTGACACCGGTTGTCAGCGCTGTGTCAGGCGACGCCTCGGCAATGGCGGTTGCGTCGATCGGCGCGGCGATCTGCCGGGTGCCGCCGTTGATGATCTGCAATCCTTCATCGCCCAATCCGCCGCCCGACGACATCATCTCGGATGCCTATATCGGCGTCGGCTTTCGCGTGACCGGCCATGGCAACACCAAGCTGTGTACCGGACAGGGTAATAGCCAGGTCACCGATCCGGAAACGGGCGAACTGGTCAATTGCAGCCAGAATGTCAGCGCGTGGTCACCAGGCGGCTTCGGTTTTCTCGAAGTCGGTTCGGGACAGAATGCCGATCTCATCCGGGCCTTGGCATTCGATTTCGTTGATTTCGAGTGCCTAACCGATGAAGGCCAACAGGTCTCGACCGGTAATCCGCAAGCGCTTTACGACGCGATCAACACGCGTTTCGATATCTATGACTTCAACGCCAATAACGGCAATGGCGGCAACAACAACGGCAATATCTTGTCGAACTGCGGTACGACCAGCGTGTGTCCGCCATCGCTCAATACGGTCAAGGACGTCGTCAATCCGAACCCACCAAGTTCAGTGCCGACATCGGGAGCGAACAACAACGTCGGCAGCAATAGATGCAAATTCAAGAATAGCGCAGGTTCAGGCGGCCAGGGCTGGCGCTTGCCAAGCGTGAAGTACACGCCGCAAAACTATAACATTCTCAATCCGACGTTGGCTGGGAATCCGGTAGCGCCTACCCACAATACGTCGGCGGGTCCGCTGGCGGTCATGGGTTACCCGCGCGACCTTTGCCATTATAACAGCTATAACACTCACAGCTCGGGCGGTGCCGACACCAATTGCGGCAGCCTATACCCACTCAAGGTCGGTAACGGAAATTGGGGTCGCGGGGACTATTTCTCGCTTTATCATTCCGGCACCACGCCGCCTAACGACATCACCCGCTACCAGACTTATCGCTGGGAACTCGGTGACACGATTGTTACCGCGGGCGGCACGGTCCTGAATGGCTCTGGGGACACTTCCCGTCTGCCCAGTTCGACTCCGGGGGGGCAGCGGTCGTCGCCGATCTGCAATGCGGCGACGAGCGATCTCGATCGCCGCGTCCTGACGGTGGCGATCGTCAACAATTGTTCATCGCTCAGTGGTTCTTCGACGCCCGTCATCATCGGCGAATATGTCGACATGTTCCTGGTCGAGCCGATCATTGACGGTGGCCAGAACAACATCCGCGGCAATGGCGATGTTAAGGACTCCATCTACATGGAGCTCATCGGGCCTGCCGGGACCGGGAACAGGGGGGCGCAAACGGTACAACGCCGTGTGCCGTTCCTGATCAAATGA
- a CDS encoding TadE/TadG family type IV pilus assembly protein, giving the protein MIRRILLDARGASAAEFALVLPLLMILTLGTIDAGRYFWELSRAKKATQYGVRIAAVTDPVEGAIATESYIGKANGSGILRQGDIIPAALVPTVTCTHDGTNPSCTGWTGTDASSVDTGADNPFEQIYDRMEVMFPGIAIENVVIRYEGSGVGYAGDPHGPDAVPLITVELQNQQFRPITAFLLASLNLPSVGSSLTAEDAATHNTGWGSQSN; this is encoded by the coding sequence ATGATCCGCCGTATTCTCCTTGACGCCCGCGGGGCGAGTGCCGCCGAGTTCGCGCTCGTCCTTCCGCTGCTGATGATCCTCACGCTCGGGACGATCGATGCCGGCCGCTACTTCTGGGAACTGAGCCGCGCCAAGAAGGCCACGCAATACGGGGTCCGGATTGCCGCGGTCACCGATCCCGTCGAAGGCGCGATCGCTACCGAGAGCTATATTGGGAAGGCCAACGGATCGGGCATTTTGCGGCAAGGTGACATTATCCCGGCCGCTCTGGTGCCTACGGTGACATGCACGCATGATGGGACAAACCCGTCCTGCACCGGATGGACGGGGACCGACGCGAGTAGCGTCGACACCGGCGCCGATAATCCGTTCGAACAGATCTACGATCGCATGGAAGTGATGTTTCCTGGGATCGCTATCGAGAATGTCGTGATCCGCTATGAAGGGTCGGGCGTCGGTTATGCCGGCGATCCCCATGGCCCCGATGCGGTCCCACTCATCACGGTCGAGCTGCAAAACCAGCAGTTCAGGCCGATTACGGCATTCCTCCTGGCCAGCCTGAATCTTCCCAGTGTGGGTTCGTCGCTGACTGCAGAGGACGCCGCCACCCATAATACGGGTTGGGGCAGCCAATCGAATTGA
- a CDS encoding DUF2569 domain-containing protein produces the protein MIAALTQNMQTRAANLLAALEASLKTIMAFWLILAMGACSLRVSLGAVGAGSNDLGTALPYILVIVMPLVSMGLALKWFADGENMAQPDMRLALVGKWRDVDASEAKAHSLYGASGIMVSLLVGMLLNVPVRVAEFLVAIPAITSAVPSWLSVLHFMMTLDVVLLTSLYTIAFVAALRRVPLFPRLLVAVWCIDLAMQLSVAQLVAAQGLPSSVAAPLQTLLDANVKKVLISVGLWAPYLLLSRRVNVTYRHRVEA, from the coding sequence ATGATTGCCGCTCTTACTCAGAATATGCAGACCCGCGCTGCCAATCTGCTGGCTGCGCTCGAGGCAAGCCTCAAGACGATCATGGCCTTCTGGCTGATCCTTGCGATGGGCGCCTGTTCGCTACGCGTGTCGCTTGGCGCGGTTGGCGCCGGTTCGAACGATCTCGGCACGGCGCTGCCTTATATATTGGTGATCGTCATGCCCCTCGTCTCGATGGGGCTCGCGCTCAAATGGTTCGCCGACGGCGAAAACATGGCGCAGCCTGACATGCGCCTTGCCCTCGTCGGCAAGTGGCGCGACGTCGATGCTTCCGAAGCCAAGGCGCATTCGCTTTATGGTGCCAGCGGTATCATGGTTTCGTTGCTGGTCGGCATGTTGCTCAACGTCCCGGTGCGTGTCGCCGAGTTCCTGGTGGCAATTCCCGCGATCACCAGCGCGGTGCCGAGCTGGCTCTCGGTGCTGCACTTCATGATGACGCTCGACGTCGTGTTGCTGACCAGCCTGTATACCATTGCTTTCGTTGCGGCGCTGCGCCGCGTGCCGCTGTTCCCGCGGCTGCTGGTGGCTGTCTGGTGTATCGACCTGGCGATGCAATTGTCGGTGGCGCAGTTGGTGGCCGCGCAAGGCCTGCCCTCAAGCGTTGCCGCACCATTGCAGACATTGCTCGATGCGAACGTCAAGAAGGTGCTGATATCGGTCGGCCTGTGGGCGCCGTATCTGTTGCTGTCACGCCGCGTGAACGTGACCTATCGCCACCGCGTGGAAGCGTAG
- the cpaB gene encoding Flp pilus assembly protein CpaB, with the protein MNRNSIIALAVAVVLGIIAVYLVNSYLSGQEGRIAAQEAAGERTQVAVAAAPLGYGTEITRDRVRFVSYPTNALPPGTFPDFETLFPEGKTRHALRPIQVNQPLLAADLTGEGEGASIAATLPPGMRAATVSVNAVSSVAGFIQPNDSVDVLITRQSLNGSQQVTDVLLQNVRVIAMDQRAQDSNQPAVSSTATLEVTPVDAQKLALGQQLGQLSLVLRKPGVEENIPTVETVSLNDLRYELQRGAYEGATAAVPEPTQAVARPARRFTRPAATARPAPPPKPRVEVTRGLDTSSYEVGEYED; encoded by the coding sequence ATGAACCGTAATTCAATTATTGCGCTGGCTGTGGCTGTCGTGCTCGGCATCATCGCCGTCTACCTCGTGAATAGCTATTTATCAGGCCAAGAGGGCCGCATTGCCGCGCAGGAAGCCGCTGGCGAGCGCACTCAGGTCGCTGTCGCCGCTGCGCCCTTGGGTTATGGCACCGAAATCACGCGCGACCGCGTGCGGTTTGTAAGCTATCCGACCAACGCCTTGCCGCCCGGCACATTCCCCGATTTCGAGACGCTGTTTCCGGAAGGCAAAACGCGCCATGCACTGCGTCCGATCCAGGTCAACCAGCCGCTGCTCGCCGCCGATCTTACGGGCGAAGGCGAAGGTGCCTCGATCGCTGCGACGCTGCCCCCGGGGATGCGCGCGGCTACGGTTAGCGTAAACGCCGTGTCGAGCGTTGCGGGCTTCATCCAGCCCAATGACTCGGTCGACGTCCTCATCACGCGTCAGTCACTCAACGGGTCGCAGCAAGTGACCGACGTACTGCTCCAGAATGTCCGCGTCATCGCGATGGATCAGCGCGCGCAGGATTCGAACCAGCCGGCGGTGTCCAGCACGGCGACGCTCGAGGTCACGCCTGTCGACGCTCAGAAGCTCGCGCTTGGCCAGCAGCTCGGACAGCTCAGCCTCGTGCTGCGCAAACCGGGCGTCGAAGAAAATATCCCGACCGTGGAAACCGTAAGCCTCAACGACCTGCGCTACGAGCTGCAGCGTGGCGCTTACGAGGGTGCGACGGCCGCCGTGCCGGAGCCGACACAGGCGGTAGCGCGTCCGGCACGACGCTTTACCCGCCCGGCCGCAACGGCACGTCCGGCGCCGCCGCCAAAACCGCGGGTCGAAGTTACGAGAGGCCTGGATACAAGCAGCTACGAGGTGGGCGAATATGAAGACTAG
- a CDS encoding type II and III secretion system protein family protein gives MKTRGTMRAALAGLMLAAGAAVIAAPAHAQLIEAGDGIHAGELAIPVNKSQVLRTDRPFARALVGNSEIADVLPLSDQSLYVLGRSQGTTSLTLYDSSNRLIAVIDVAVGPDVTSLKRQLSDLMPGEDVGARIVNDSIVLDGIVSSAVAADRAMQLAEAYGGNVINMMSIGSSQQVMLEVRFSEVNRTALKELGTGFFISNNDGDFGAAIGDGASVFDRDNPGSGVALDTVQDAYGAFAGTFTLFGANVAASLDVLERKGVSTTLAEPTLVALSGEQASFLAGGEFPIPVAQGGSDDGAAISVEFKQFGVALAFTPTVLADGVINVVVQPEVSSIDSSASVAINGIVVPGLQTRRAYTTVELRDGESFALAGLLRTDFRDTVRQFPILGSIPIIGSLFRSTDFQRQETELVIIVTPRLVRPVPHGYLQSPTDRVTPPDEIDLFLLGKTDGAVPPISLPGEQPNPSWYPIGEPPSEYAPENRNNDGGDTGGGMASVDPRTLEKEYGHDL, from the coding sequence ATGAAGACTAGGGGGACCATGCGCGCCGCGCTGGCCGGATTGATGCTGGCCGCGGGGGCGGCTGTCATCGCGGCGCCGGCACATGCGCAGCTTATCGAGGCAGGGGACGGCATTCACGCCGGCGAACTCGCTATTCCCGTCAACAAGAGCCAGGTGCTGCGGACCGACCGTCCTTTCGCCCGTGCGCTCGTCGGCAACAGTGAAATCGCTGACGTACTGCCGCTGTCGGATCAGTCGCTATACGTGCTGGGCCGCAGTCAGGGCACGACAAGCCTGACGCTTTACGATTCCAGTAACCGCCTGATCGCTGTCATCGATGTCGCGGTCGGGCCTGACGTGACCAGCCTCAAGCGCCAGCTCTCCGACCTCATGCCGGGCGAAGACGTCGGGGCGCGGATCGTCAACGATTCGATCGTGCTCGACGGCATCGTGTCATCGGCCGTGGCTGCCGACCGCGCGATGCAGCTGGCAGAAGCCTACGGCGGCAATGTCATCAACATGATGTCGATCGGATCGTCGCAGCAGGTCATGCTCGAAGTGCGCTTCTCCGAAGTGAATCGTACCGCGCTCAAGGAGCTCGGAACGGGCTTCTTTATTTCAAACAACGATGGCGATTTCGGCGCTGCAATCGGCGACGGCGCATCGGTGTTCGACCGCGACAATCCGGGTAGCGGCGTGGCGCTCGATACGGTGCAAGATGCTTACGGCGCCTTTGCTGGCACCTTCACCCTGTTTGGCGCGAATGTTGCCGCCTCGCTCGATGTGCTCGAGCGCAAGGGTGTCTCGACGACGCTGGCGGAGCCGACGCTGGTTGCACTGTCGGGCGAGCAGGCGAGCTTCCTGGCGGGCGGCGAGTTCCCGATCCCCGTGGCGCAAGGCGGTAGCGATGATGGCGCTGCCATCTCGGTAGAATTCAAGCAGTTCGGCGTCGCGCTCGCGTTCACGCCGACGGTGCTTGCCGATGGCGTCATCAATGTCGTCGTGCAGCCCGAGGTCAGCTCGATCGATTCTTCGGCCTCGGTTGCCATCAACGGCATCGTGGTTCCGGGATTGCAGACGCGCCGGGCCTATACGACGGTCGAACTGCGTGACGGCGAAAGCTTTGCGCTCGCCGGCCTTTTGCGGACGGACTTCCGCGATACCGTACGTCAGTTTCCGATCCTGGGGTCGATCCCGATCATCGGCTCGCTGTTCCGGTCGACGGACTTCCAGCGGCAGGAAACCGAGCTTGTCATCATCGTCACCCCGCGCCTCGTGCGCCCGGTGCCGCACGGCTATCTCCAGTCGCCAACCGACCGCGTGACGCCGCCCGATGAAATCGACCTGTTCCTGCTCGGCAAGACCGATGGCGCGGTGCCGCCCATCTCGCTGCCGGGCGAGCAGCCCAATCCGAGTTGGTATCCAATCGGCGAACCGCCGAGCGAATATGCACCGGAAAACCGCAACAACGATGGCGGCGATACCGGTGGCGGTATGGCCTCTGTCGATCCGCGCACGCTCGAAAAGGAGTATGGACATGACCTGTAA
- a CDS encoding glycosyl transferase family protein yields MSIAQLMASIAGELALFAAVGFFLFSLDDLVVDILYFTRRFWRTATVYRQHERAHADSFKTTRDDGWMAVFIPAWDESAVITKMLRETLARYGRADYRLFVGYYRNDPATCAAVHAVDDERIIPVEVDADGPTTKAHCLNYLHDALIVEETERGSSARAIILHDAEDLVHPLELAVFDRLIDRAAAIQLPVIPLIDRESPWIGGHYCDEFAESHGKELVVREAVGASIPLAGVACAIRRDAMARLAAQHEGTPFSGDSQTEDYELGLRLGALGMKTMFVRIPALPGEHQVVATQGHFPSTLDGAVRQKARWIGGIALAGWDRLGWRGRLGEYWMRMRDRRGPLAALFLAAGYLAALLWSQLWLAKSFGAPVDLGVGPALQLLLLINAAFLTWRLAMRFGFTAATYGIWQGFLSIPRIVIGNIITMLAVKRALGFHLRGGAPRWDKTAHVFPETST; encoded by the coding sequence ATGAGCATCGCCCAACTCATGGCGTCCATCGCTGGCGAACTGGCCTTGTTCGCTGCAGTCGGCTTTTTCCTCTTTTCGCTCGACGACCTCGTCGTCGACATCCTCTATTTCACGCGCCGCTTCTGGCGGACGGCCACCGTCTATCGCCAACACGAGCGCGCGCACGCGGACAGCTTCAAAACGACCCGCGATGACGGCTGGATGGCCGTGTTCATCCCGGCTTGGGACGAGAGCGCCGTCATCACGAAGATGCTGCGCGAAACGCTGGCCCGCTATGGCCGCGCCGATTACCGGCTCTTCGTCGGCTATTATCGCAACGATCCGGCAACCTGCGCGGCGGTTCATGCCGTTGATGACGAGCGCATCATTCCGGTCGAGGTCGACGCCGACGGGCCGACCACCAAGGCACATTGCCTCAACTACCTGCACGACGCTCTAATCGTGGAAGAGACGGAGCGCGGGAGCAGCGCGCGGGCGATCATCCTTCACGATGCGGAAGATCTGGTACACCCGTTGGAACTGGCGGTATTTGATCGGCTGATCGATCGCGCCGCTGCGATCCAGCTCCCCGTCATCCCGCTGATCGATCGCGAGTCGCCCTGGATCGGCGGGCACTATTGCGACGAGTTCGCCGAAAGCCATGGCAAGGAGCTGGTAGTTCGCGAGGCCGTCGGCGCCTCGATCCCGCTCGCCGGTGTCGCCTGCGCCATTCGCCGCGATGCGATGGCGCGGCTTGCTGCGCAGCATGAAGGCACCCCCTTTTCGGGCGACAGCCAGACCGAGGATTACGAACTCGGCCTGCGACTTGGCGCGCTTGGCATGAAAACCATGTTCGTGCGCATCCCGGCATTGCCTGGCGAGCATCAGGTCGTCGCCACCCAAGGCCATTTCCCGTCGACGCTCGACGGTGCAGTGCGCCAGAAAGCGCGCTGGATCGGCGGCATCGCGCTGGCCGGTTGGGACCGGCTGGGCTGGCGGGGCCGGCTCGGCGAATATTGGATGCGCATGCGCGACCGGCGCGGACCGCTTGCCGCGCTCTTTCTCGCCGCCGGCTACCTTGCCGCCCTGCTGTGGTCGCAGCTGTGGCTGGCGAAAAGCTTCGGCGCTCCGGTCGATCTGGGCGTCGGCCCCGCACTCCAGCTTCTGCTCCTGATCAATGCCGCGTTCCTGACCTGGCGCCTTGCCATGCGCTTTGGTTTCACTGCGGCGACGTACGGGATCTGGCAGGGCTTCCTGTCGATCCCGCGGATCGTCATCGGCAACATCATCACGATGCTTGCAGTGAAGCGGGCGCTTGGCTTTCATCTACGTGGCGGTGCGCCCCGCTGGGACAAGACAGCACACGTCTTTCCGGAGACGAGCACATGA
- a CDS encoding AAA family ATPase — MSYDQSESRQWRASGRDAPVRLFLTGAEGDTGALAGAQAAGFPIELSMLDDGRLVEMEHLEGVAAAVIQVSVDNDATVKRFAELAAATNTPLLAAAFDPPLALVRTLVRAGAHDVIPLPLELDDLETSLKPVRAQFDADAVRAQASDSRMVTVIKAEGGVGATALAVQLATRFAASENKVGREVALLDLDVQFGDAAFQLGLRPKINLSDLIEAGNRLDGDLLRQAAAAHPSGLNILSAPEEITPLEALNSDRALALADIAMREFGTVFVDLPTNWTNWSLSLLAKSDLVLMVCELTIPSLHRARRQLDLLANQELGEVDIRVVVNRFEKGLFKKVTAEDAERVLGRPVAYTVVNDHATMTAAIERGVPIGEIRRRSPLSRDLDLLDAGIAAAMGLER, encoded by the coding sequence ATGAGTTACGATCAGAGTGAAAGCCGCCAGTGGAGGGCCAGTGGGCGAGATGCGCCCGTGCGCCTGTTCCTGACCGGTGCAGAAGGCGACACAGGCGCCTTGGCCGGGGCACAAGCTGCCGGCTTCCCGATCGAGCTCAGCATGCTTGACGACGGGCGCTTGGTCGAGATGGAACATCTCGAGGGCGTCGCCGCTGCGGTGATCCAGGTGTCGGTAGATAATGACGCGACGGTCAAGCGGTTTGCTGAACTAGCGGCCGCTACCAATACGCCGCTGCTCGCCGCCGCCTTCGATCCGCCGCTGGCGCTCGTTCGTACTCTGGTGCGCGCCGGTGCGCACGATGTGATTCCGCTGCCGCTCGAACTCGATGACCTTGAAACCTCACTGAAACCGGTGCGAGCGCAATTTGATGCCGACGCCGTGCGGGCGCAAGCGTCGGATTCTCGAATGGTCACCGTCATCAAGGCCGAAGGCGGCGTCGGTGCGACAGCACTCGCCGTGCAACTTGCCACGCGCTTTGCCGCGAGCGAAAACAAGGTGGGGCGCGAAGTCGCTCTGCTCGACCTCGATGTGCAGTTCGGCGATGCAGCATTCCAGCTTGGCCTACGCCCCAAAATCAACCTGTCCGATCTGATCGAAGCCGGTAACCGGCTCGACGGCGATTTGCTGCGCCAGGCTGCGGCGGCGCATCCTTCGGGCCTCAATATCTTGTCGGCGCCCGAAGAAATTACCCCGCTCGAGGCACTCAATTCGGATCGCGCGCTGGCGCTGGCCGATATCGCGATGCGCGAGTTCGGGACCGTCTTCGTCGACCTGCCGACCAACTGGACCAACTGGTCCCTGTCGCTGCTTGCCAAGTCGGACCTCGTGCTGATGGTCTGCGAACTTACGATCCCGAGCCTTCACCGGGCACGCCGTCAGCTAGATTTGCTGGCCAATCAGGAGTTGGGCGAAGTGGACATCCGGGTGGTTGTCAATCGCTTCGAAAAGGGACTGTTCAAAAAGGTGACAGCCGAAGATGCCGAGCGTGTGCTGGGCCGGCCCGTCGCCTATACGGTAGTCAACGATCATGCGACCATGACGGCAGCGATCGAACGCGGTGTCCCCATCGGCGAAATCCGCCGCCGCAGCCCGCTTAGCCGGGACCTCGATCTGCTTGATGCCGGCATTGCCGCAGCAATGGGGCTGGAGCGGTAA
- a CDS encoding TadE/TadG family type IV pilus assembly protein, whose amino-acid sequence MTRVVAMMRCERGAAAAEMAVVTPFLVLILAGLAETGYYFYAQHRLVEGVRDAARYAARQEFTNYSSCPTGATPTDISGTAVATNAQLVARKGSLDTTRTDRLWGWSQTGANAPVFTVTYECFTTRTGSSGTAQNMEGIYENVVGGAPVVTVDARLAHNGVFAAIGFDVATQLNAQSSASVAGL is encoded by the coding sequence ATGACCCGTGTTGTCGCCATGATGCGCTGCGAGCGCGGGGCCGCTGCTGCCGAGATGGCCGTGGTGACGCCCTTTCTGGTGCTCATCCTCGCGGGTCTCGCCGAAACCGGTTATTATTTTTACGCGCAGCATCGCCTTGTCGAAGGCGTGCGCGACGCCGCGCGGTACGCGGCGCGGCAAGAATTCACCAACTATTCCAGCTGTCCAACAGGGGCGACGCCGACCGATATTTCGGGAACTGCAGTCGCGACCAATGCGCAGCTCGTGGCGCGCAAGGGCTCGCTCGATACTACGCGCACCGATCGGTTATGGGGTTGGAGCCAGACCGGGGCCAACGCGCCCGTGTTCACCGTCACCTATGAATGCTTCACGACGCGTACGGGAAGCTCGGGAACGGCGCAGAACATGGAAGGCATTTACGAAAACGTCGTGGGCGGCGCGCCGGTTGTGACCGTCGATGCGCGGCTCGCCCATAATGGCGTGTTCGCTGCTATCGGCTTCGACGTTGCCACGCAGCTTAACGCGCAAAGCAGCGCATCGGTGGCCGGATTATGA
- a CDS encoding Flp family type IVb pilin translates to MKKFVAMMKNESGASAAEYALILAIIGSVLALAAVALGSAIGNAIDDTTECINTDGTSCP, encoded by the coding sequence ATGAAGAAGTTTGTTGCAATGATGAAGAATGAGTCGGGTGCGTCGGCTGCTGAATATGCGCTGATCCTCGCCATTATCGGTTCGGTCCTGGCGCTTGCCGCCGTGGCCCTGGGTTCGGCGATTGGCAACGCCATCGACGACACGACCGAGTGCATCAACACGGACGGCACCAGCTGCCCGTAA
- a CDS encoding CpaF family protein: MSIGDAGAFAKRDVNTELKVELHQNLLNQINLAALESMSREQIADEIGDIVREELAKTSHALNNQERKQLTEDVLDELLGLGPLEPLLKDTTITDILVNGHDKVYVERFGTLEPTPVEFKDERHLIRIIQKIVSAVGRRVDESSPMVDARLADGSRVNAVVPPLALDGSLLSIRKFAKVPISLDRLVEIGSVPQTVAEVLEAVVRSRRNVLISGGTGSGKTTMLNAMSAFIDGKERVVTIEDSAELQLQQDHVVRLETRPPNIEGRGEVAARDLVKNALRMRPDRIIVGEVRAGEAFDMLQAMNTGHEGSMTTIHANTPRDALSRVEQMIGMSGIDMPERSARQQIASAINVVIQVSRLPDGRRRLTSVSEITGMEGDVITLQEIFRFRKTGMDEDGMTLGHFEATGIRPRFVEVAQSFGIDLSPELFRPDTRFE, encoded by the coding sequence ATGAGCATCGGCGATGCCGGCGCGTTCGCCAAACGCGATGTCAACACCGAGCTCAAGGTCGAACTGCACCAAAATCTGCTCAATCAGATCAACCTGGCAGCGCTCGAAAGCATGTCGCGCGAGCAGATTGCCGACGAAATCGGCGACATTGTGCGCGAGGAACTGGCCAAGACGAGCCACGCGCTCAACAACCAGGAACGCAAGCAACTCACCGAGGATGTTCTCGACGAGTTGCTCGGGCTCGGCCCGCTCGAGCCACTGCTCAAGGATACGACGATCACCGATATCCTGGTGAATGGCCACGACAAGGTCTATGTCGAGCGCTTCGGCACGCTCGAACCCACGCCCGTCGAATTCAAGGACGAGCGTCACCTCATCCGGATCATCCAGAAGATCGTTAGCGCGGTGGGTCGGCGCGTCGATGAATCCTCGCCGATGGTCGATGCCCGTCTTGCCGACGGGTCCCGTGTGAACGCGGTCGTGCCGCCGCTGGCGCTCGATGGTTCGCTATTGTCGATCCGTAAGTTCGCCAAGGTGCCGATCAGCCTTGATCGCCTGGTCGAGATCGGTTCGGTGCCGCAGACGGTGGCCGAAGTGCTGGAAGCGGTCGTGCGGTCGCGTCGTAACGTCCTCATCTCGGGCGGTACCGGTTCGGGTAAGACGACGATGCTCAACGCGATGTCGGCCTTCATCGACGGCAAGGAACGCGTGGTCACGATCGAGGATTCGGCCGAACTGCAGCTCCAGCAGGATCACGTCGTCCGTCTCGAGACGCGACCCCCCAACATCGAGGGCCGCGGCGAAGTGGCGGCGCGCGATCTGGTCAAGAACGCCCTGCGTATGCGCCCCGATCGTATCATCGTCGGCGAAGTGCGCGCCGGCGAGGCGTTCGACATGCTGCAGGCGATGAACACCGGCCACGAAGGCTCGATGACCACCATTCACGCCAATACGCCGCGCGATGCCTTGAGCCGCGTCGAGCAGATGATCGGCATGAGCGGCATCGACATGCCCGAACGCTCCGCACGCCAGCAGATCGCCTCGGCTATCAACGTGGTGATCCAGGTGAGCCGCCTGCCCGACGGGCGCCGTCGTCTCACCAGCGTGTCGGAAATCACCGGCATGGAAGGCGACGTGATCACGCTCCAGGAGATTTTCCGCTTCCGCAAGACGGGCATGGACGAAGACGGCATGACGCTTGGCCATTTCGAGGCAACGGGTATCCGCCCGCGCTTCGTCGAGGTCGCGCAGTCGTTCGGCATCGACCTGTCGCCCGAACTGTTCCGTCCCGACACGAGGTTCGAATAG